From the Marinomonas sp. THO17 genome, one window contains:
- a CDS encoding ABC transporter permease: MSSTDTKSSSPVLEHDKVADKANSYVANFEHRDTLLEGFKKFLHHYPVAAPSIVLILAIVAFSMIIGSRFLHPFNLSLILQQVTIIGVIGVAQTLIILTAGIDLSVGAIMVLSSVVMGRMAIDYGFDGGVALLIGIGVGAVTGFINGLLITRMKLPPFIATLGSWNVFFALNLWYSKSETIRSQDINAAAPLLQWLGETINVFGARLTYGSLLMLALFFVIWYALNWTSWGRHVYATGDDPAAAKLAGIRTDRILLSVYVLAGVVCAIGAWVLIGRIGSVSPQAGYTTNLDSITAVVIGGCSLFGGRGSIYGTLVGALVVGVFRNGLALAGVDVLWQEFTVGILIIVAVGVDQWIRRGTA; this comes from the coding sequence ATGAGTTCAACCGATACAAAATCCTCTTCTCCTGTGTTGGAACACGATAAAGTGGCGGATAAGGCGAATTCTTATGTCGCTAATTTTGAACACCGCGACACGTTATTAGAAGGTTTTAAAAAGTTTTTACATCACTATCCTGTCGCCGCCCCAAGTATTGTGCTGATTCTTGCCATTGTGGCCTTCAGTATGATCATTGGTAGCCGTTTTTTACATCCGTTTAATCTTTCTTTGATTTTGCAACAGGTGACGATTATTGGCGTCATTGGGGTGGCGCAAACTTTAATTATATTGACCGCTGGAATAGACCTGTCGGTTGGTGCCATCATGGTGTTGTCGTCTGTGGTGATGGGCCGCATGGCGATAGATTATGGTTTTGATGGTGGTGTGGCTTTACTAATCGGTATTGGTGTGGGGGCTGTGACGGGTTTCATTAATGGCCTTTTGATTACCCGCATGAAGTTGCCGCCTTTCATTGCTACCTTGGGTTCTTGGAATGTCTTTTTTGCACTGAATCTTTGGTACTCGAAAAGTGAAACCATTCGTTCACAAGACATCAATGCGGCAGCGCCTTTGCTGCAGTGGTTAGGGGAAACCATTAATGTATTTGGTGCGCGGTTAACTTATGGTTCCTTGTTGATGTTGGCGTTGTTTTTTGTGATTTGGTATGCCTTGAACTGGACTTCTTGGGGGCGTCATGTGTATGCCACTGGCGATGATCCCGCCGCTGCGAAACTGGCAGGTATTCGTACCGATCGCATTCTGCTTTCTGTCTATGTATTAGCTGGAGTGGTGTGTGCTATTGGTGCTTGGGTATTGATTGGTCGAATTGGCTCGGTCAGCCCTCAAGCAGGTTACACCACCAACTTAGATAGTATTACCGCTGTGGTAATAGGGGGGTGTAGTTTGTTTGGTGGCCGCGGCTCCATTTATGGAACCTTAGTGGGTGCCTTGGTAGTCGGTGTGTTTCGTAATGGCTTGGCGTTGGCGGGTGTGGATGTAT
- a CDS encoding sugar ABC transporter substrate-binding protein: MKSLKLFSAKKLACLVAATTLSSVAVAETPIIGLITKTNTNPFFVKMKEGAQAKAQELGVELRTFAGRYDGDNETQVQAVENLIAAGAKGILITPSDTSAIVPTIQKARDAGLLVIALDTPLSPASAADMTFATDNFKAGEMIGMWAKAKMGDKAKDAKIALLDLSTSQITVDVARDQGFLKGFGIDLKDPARMGDETDPRIVGNDVTQGSEEGGRRAMENLLQKDPEVNLVYTINEPAAAGAYEALKSFGLEKDVLIVSVDGGCPGVRNIRDGVIGATSMQFPLKMASEGVTAIVEFAKSGTRPSASDGLDFFDTGVQLVTDEPVKGVNSISSQTGLNMCWG, encoded by the coding sequence ATGAAATCTCTGAAGTTATTTTCAGCTAAGAAACTCGCCTGTCTAGTTGCTGCAACCACTTTGTCCAGTGTTGCTGTTGCGGAGACCCCAATCATAGGTCTGATTACTAAGACCAATACCAATCCATTCTTTGTCAAGATGAAAGAAGGCGCACAAGCCAAAGCACAAGAGCTTGGTGTGGAATTGCGTACTTTCGCAGGTCGTTACGATGGCGACAATGAAACTCAGGTACAAGCGGTAGAAAATCTGATTGCTGCAGGTGCTAAAGGGATTTTGATTACCCCAAGTGATACCTCTGCGATCGTACCAACTATTCAAAAAGCTCGCGATGCTGGCTTGTTGGTTATTGCCTTGGATACGCCTTTGAGTCCTGCCAGTGCCGCAGATATGACTTTCGCTACAGATAACTTCAAAGCGGGTGAGATGATTGGTATGTGGGCTAAGGCGAAAATGGGAGATAAGGCCAAAGACGCGAAAATTGCCTTGTTGGATCTAAGTACCAGCCAGATTACGGTGGATGTTGCGCGTGATCAGGGGTTCTTAAAAGGCTTCGGTATTGATCTAAAAGACCCTGCTCGCATGGGCGATGAGACAGATCCTCGTATTGTGGGTAACGATGTGACACAAGGATCGGAAGAAGGCGGTCGTCGAGCGATGGAGAATTTACTCCAAAAAGACCCTGAAGTTAACTTGGTTTACACCATTAATGAGCCGGCTGCAGCGGGTGCTTATGAAGCCCTTAAATCGTTCGGTTTGGAAAAAGATGTATTGATTGTATCGGTTGATGGTGGTTGCCCTGGTGTGCGTAATATCCGTGATGGTGTGATTGGCGCTACGTCTATGCAATTCCCTCTCAAAATGGCCTCTGAAGGTGTCACTGCGATTGTTGAGTTTGCCAAATCTGGCACACGCCCAAGTGCTTCGGACGGTTTAGATTTCTTCGACACAGGTGTGCAGCTGGTGACCGATGAGCCAGTCAAGGGTGTGAACTCAATCAGTTCTCAAACTGGCCTAAATATGTGTTGGGGTTAA
- a CDS encoding PAS-domain containing protein: MRFVSIRQKASLSILAISVVAFFMVGIGWQSMRVSEASLSEFESQTLPEISTSLTLAEGVAQLAAIAPYTAGSGRPFQLQTESERIHRRILELRGVADSLMDSEFQVDIDKRLDDLQATLEELVTLVREELYIREDGLAQQFRIRQLLPSDNSAEVTSRQGLAWLLQLLEAPNLLPDNLANVLNLSDQNEQVRSIAQDLLKAHQRLNDIQQRKNYLLIAIRAKSEQLSNKVSDFVGGLQKKVSRQRQEVSSFVATGQIWIIGISVFLLLGLTRLYWYSQRMTKDLGLVTNDMEQLSLGVVESKPARIRRNDEIGTLAETFDVFRQDALRRLEVTAELSEQKRLLETIFDNMNDGLSVFSAKGQLMAWNLGYQKLFDLTDEDLHLGMPIDEVQKLINRGVHKNLNLENQQVHMDEVNESRHLKVQSFERHFDSGKIIEFRSKPMPEGGFVTLYTDLTERKSVESQLRQAQKMEMLGQLTGGVAHDFNNLLAAIMGNLQMLADSRPQTQDQSRYIERASAVAEKSSNLVQRLLAFSRRQQLFPVSVGIDDLIEGMLDLVEYSVGTHIQVDKDLQCPNVFSLIDPSQLENALLNLALNSASAMPEGGHLSFSTKTCTLPDTDIPAIRIRVEDTGEGISEEVIGRIFEPFFTTKPVGKGSGLGLSMIYGFVKQSGGEIKVTSELGKWTRVCLFLPQQEQNPVLPDLSLESQEVSIQLAEHSLVWLVEDDDDVCRVIREQLQKMSYLVQTFDHAEAVLKALQTGIVPDAIVSDVNLSGAMDGVALAHHIQSSEVGFTGAILLMSGLPKDELEQKYQLKSDDFFIAKPFTIKALEKIFQK, translated from the coding sequence ATGCGCTTTGTCAGCATTCGCCAGAAAGCCTCGCTGTCTATATTGGCGATCAGTGTGGTGGCCTTTTTTATGGTGGGCATTGGCTGGCAATCGATGCGCGTTAGCGAAGCCAGTTTGTCTGAGTTTGAGTCTCAAACGCTGCCCGAAATTAGTACCTCGTTAACCTTGGCAGAAGGCGTGGCACAGCTGGCTGCCATTGCGCCTTATACAGCAGGTTCGGGTCGGCCTTTCCAATTGCAAACGGAATCAGAACGCATTCACCGACGTATATTGGAATTGCGTGGGGTGGCTGATAGCCTGATGGATTCCGAGTTCCAAGTAGACATAGACAAACGCTTGGACGATTTACAAGCTACGCTGGAAGAGCTGGTTACCTTGGTTCGAGAAGAGCTTTATATACGCGAAGATGGTTTAGCTCAGCAGTTTCGAATTCGACAGTTATTGCCTTCTGACAACAGTGCAGAAGTGACCAGTCGTCAAGGTCTAGCTTGGCTATTACAATTGCTGGAAGCCCCCAATCTATTGCCAGACAATCTCGCCAATGTGTTGAATTTATCGGATCAAAATGAGCAAGTGAGAAGCATTGCGCAGGATTTGCTTAAAGCCCATCAAAGACTCAATGATATTCAACAGCGTAAAAACTATTTGCTGATTGCCATTCGGGCTAAGTCCGAGCAACTGAGTAATAAAGTCAGTGATTTCGTAGGAGGCTTACAGAAAAAAGTGAGTCGCCAGCGCCAAGAAGTATCCTCTTTTGTTGCCACAGGGCAGATCTGGATTATTGGTATTTCGGTGTTTTTGTTGCTTGGCCTGACGCGTTTGTATTGGTACAGCCAGCGTATGACCAAAGACCTTGGTCTGGTCACTAATGATATGGAGCAATTGTCCCTAGGAGTGGTGGAATCGAAGCCAGCACGCATTCGTCGTAACGATGAGATTGGCACCTTGGCGGAGACCTTTGATGTTTTTCGACAGGATGCTTTACGTCGTCTTGAGGTGACCGCTGAATTATCAGAGCAAAAACGTCTGTTAGAAACCATATTCGATAATATGAATGATGGTTTGAGTGTATTTTCAGCCAAGGGCCAACTCATGGCTTGGAATCTGGGTTATCAAAAGTTATTTGATTTAACGGACGAAGATTTACACCTTGGTATGCCAATCGATGAGGTTCAAAAGTTAATTAATCGTGGTGTTCACAAGAACTTAAACTTGGAGAACCAGCAAGTTCACATGGACGAAGTGAACGAGTCTCGCCATCTTAAAGTACAGAGTTTTGAGCGTCATTTTGACTCAGGAAAGATCATAGAATTTCGCTCTAAACCCATGCCTGAAGGCGGCTTTGTGACCCTTTATACAGATTTAACGGAACGTAAAAGTGTCGAAAGTCAGTTACGTCAAGCACAAAAAATGGAAATGTTAGGACAGCTCACGGGTGGTGTCGCGCATGATTTTAATAACCTTCTTGCTGCCATCATGGGTAACTTACAAATGTTGGCTGACTCGCGTCCACAAACGCAAGATCAGAGTCGTTACATAGAAAGGGCGTCGGCGGTAGCGGAAAAGAGCAGTAACCTAGTGCAGCGTTTGTTGGCGTTTAGTCGTCGCCAACAATTGTTTCCTGTGTCCGTTGGTATTGATGATTTGATCGAAGGTATGCTGGATTTGGTGGAATACAGTGTGGGCACGCACATTCAAGTAGACAAGGACTTACAATGTCCTAATGTGTTTAGTCTGATTGATCCTTCCCAACTGGAAAATGCTTTATTGAATTTGGCGTTAAACAGTGCCAGTGCCATGCCAGAAGGTGGCCATCTGTCATTTTCAACCAAAACCTGTACCTTACCGGATACGGATATACCAGCCATTCGTATTCGTGTTGAAGACACGGGAGAAGGCATATCAGAAGAGGTGATAGGTCGTATTTTTGAACCTTTCTTTACCACTAAACCTGTCGGTAAGGGCAGTGGATTAGGGTTAAGTATGATTTATGGTTTCGTCAAACAAAGTGGTGGTGAAATCAAAGTGACCTCCGAGCTGGGCAAATGGACACGAGTATGTTTGTTTTTACCGCAACAAGAGCAAAATCCGGTTTTACCAGACTTGTCATTAGAGTCTCAAGAGGTATCCATTCAACTGGCAGAACACAGCTTAGTGTGGCTGGTAGAAGACGATGATGACGTGTGCCGAGTTATACGCGAACAACTGCAAAAAATGTCGTATCTAGTACAGACTTTTGATCATGCTGAAGCAGTATTAAAGGCGTTACAAACCGGTATAGTGCCGGATGCCATTGTGTCTGATGTGAACTTATCGGGGGCGATGGATGGTGTGGCCTTGGCGCACCATATTCAAAGCAGTGAAGTGGGCTTTACTGGTGCGATATTGTTAATGTCGGGCTTGCCAAAGGACGAACTAGAGCAAAAATATCAATTGAAAAGTGATGATTTTTTTATTGCTAAACCTTTTACAATCAAAGCATTAGAAAAAATATTCCAGAAATAA
- a CDS encoding response regulator transcription factor — protein MTESNKKTLLLVDDDQDIRQLLCDALSQKGYQVREAENGRQMWAQLEENPVDLVLMDLYLKEEDGLHLAREVRERFTMPIMMLTGKGDETDRILGLELAADDYMMKPFNLRELIARIHALLRRSYQAPSSSSQNSGQGHECLHFGAWVLDLTARLLQDQTGKTVTLTLGEFSLLEVLARHPDRIFTREQLIEQSRGLETEVFDRTVDVLILRLRRKIESNPKTPEFIKTQRGLGYFFQGPVRAN, from the coding sequence ATGACAGAATCAAACAAAAAAACCTTGTTGCTTGTTGACGATGATCAAGACATTCGTCAGCTACTTTGTGATGCATTATCTCAAAAGGGCTACCAAGTGAGAGAAGCGGAAAATGGTCGCCAAATGTGGGCGCAGTTGGAAGAGAATCCAGTTGATTTGGTGTTAATGGATTTGTATCTGAAAGAAGAAGATGGGTTGCATTTGGCGCGCGAAGTGCGCGAGCGTTTCACCATGCCGATTATGATGTTAACAGGCAAAGGTGATGAAACAGATCGTATTTTGGGGTTGGAATTGGCCGCTGACGATTACATGATGAAGCCGTTTAATTTGCGTGAACTCATTGCGCGTATTCATGCTTTATTGCGACGTTCTTATCAAGCGCCTTCGAGTTCATCTCAAAACAGTGGTCAAGGTCATGAATGTTTGCATTTTGGTGCTTGGGTGTTGGATCTTACTGCAAGGTTATTACAAGACCAAACAGGCAAAACAGTGACTCTCACCTTGGGAGAGTTTTCCCTATTGGAAGTGTTGGCACGTCATCCAGATAGAATTTTTACCCGTGAGCAATTAATTGAGCAAAGCCGTGGCTTGGAGACAGAAGTCTTTGATCGTACCGTGGATGTGTTGATTTTGCGCTTGCGACGTAAAATAGAGTCTAATCCGAAAACACCAGAATTTATTAAAACTCAACGTGGTCTTGGTTACTTCTTCCAAGGTCCAGTGCGAGCCAATTAA
- a CDS encoding 2Fe-2S iron-sulfur cluster-binding protein: MPQLKRISLSFLEPQETLQASTEESILDALLIHHVAIRHACDNGVCGVCLTQLLDGQIDYGQHHPRGLTQQEIEQNYILPCIARCKTDIRLAQPKVKMR; this comes from the coding sequence TTGCCTCAATTGAAACGCATATCACTTAGCTTTTTAGAGCCACAAGAAACCCTGCAGGCCAGCACCGAAGAGAGTATTTTAGACGCCTTACTTATCCACCATGTTGCTATTCGCCATGCCTGTGATAACGGAGTTTGCGGTGTGTGTTTAACACAATTACTCGATGGTCAGATCGATTATGGTCAGCATCACCCCCGCGGCCTCACACAACAAGAAATCGAACAAAACTATATATTGCCATGCATCGCCCGTTGCAAAACCGACATACGTTTGGCCCAACCTAAGGTCAAAATGCGTTAA
- the hrpB gene encoding ATP-dependent helicase HrpB, translating to MTLPIHELIPALTQQLNEGHQAILEAAPGAGKTSVVPLVLMDQAWNHGRKIIMLEPRRLAAKAAAQRLAENLKEPLGQRIGYRIRHDTKESKDTQVLVVTEGVLTRMLQDDPCLSDISLVIFDEFHERNLHSDLAFALCLQARELYRDDDPLKLLVMSATLDTQLLEQRLACSTLTSAGRSFPVDVIYANKALKIAQVCEEVSRLTVQAFHQQTGNILVFLPGQKEIRQVQKSLRMTLDNEPHLSILSLYGDLSLAEQEKVIAPTTAPERKIVLATAIAQTSLTIEGIRVVVDSGLSREARFDANTAITRLHTRHATQAETVQRMGRAGRTQAGVCYRWWSEEQQHRLAAQAQPQIECSELSALTLNLAQWGVQDRLELDWITPPPQGHFQQSLDTLRQLNAITEQGLTLTPHGERMSQLNLEPRLAHLLLLAKQWGISDLACQACALLSEGDPLSNVGSDFHLRLHWLFDKDNKLNAQKPKHFYQQSIKQWRHHFSNISSSPFNMAKLTDKIDEGDALGLLLAAAFFDRIAQRQDNSKNYSEQKLLYKLANGRIASLDKTDTNAQFEYLVALDVGGHQDHNQDQIYLSHPLNLSALAEHLPELQKEVTHLAWSKKEARLISEQQTWVSKLCLQRKASQHLSDDAVITAVIQYIRQTGLAVLPWNQDTAQLRARLHFAAKHDTQHAWPDWRDEGLLNTLETWLAPYLAKVTTQSTLDKLDLTTILLNSLNWSQQSRLKEKVPERLAVASGNQHKIDYQQSPPKLSVKLQEAFGMTSTPQVLGQNLSLELLSPAQRPLAVTHDLPFFWQNAYPEIKKEMRGRYPKHPWPDDPLSAQATAKTNRALRGS from the coding sequence ATGACATTACCCATTCACGAGCTCATTCCTGCACTCACACAACAACTGAATGAAGGCCATCAGGCCATTCTTGAGGCAGCTCCAGGAGCGGGTAAAACCAGCGTAGTACCTTTGGTATTAATGGATCAAGCATGGAATCATGGTCGTAAAATCATTATGCTAGAGCCACGTCGTCTCGCAGCTAAGGCTGCTGCGCAACGTCTCGCAGAGAACTTAAAAGAACCACTTGGTCAACGTATCGGTTATCGTATCCGTCATGACACAAAAGAAAGCAAAGACACTCAAGTCTTGGTGGTTACCGAAGGTGTCCTGACTCGAATGCTCCAAGATGACCCTTGCCTAAGCGATATATCACTGGTCATTTTCGATGAATTCCATGAACGTAATTTGCATTCCGACTTAGCTTTTGCCTTATGCTTACAAGCAAGAGAGCTTTATCGAGATGACGATCCCCTTAAATTGTTGGTCATGTCCGCCACCCTAGACACTCAATTGCTAGAACAGCGTCTAGCTTGTTCGACATTGACCAGCGCAGGACGCAGCTTCCCTGTTGATGTTATTTACGCTAATAAAGCGTTGAAAATAGCGCAAGTCTGTGAAGAAGTCAGCCGTTTAACCGTGCAGGCATTCCATCAACAAACAGGCAATATTCTGGTGTTTTTGCCTGGTCAAAAAGAGATTCGCCAGGTTCAAAAAAGCTTACGCATGACGTTAGATAATGAACCTCATCTCTCTATTTTGTCCTTATATGGAGACTTGAGCTTAGCGGAGCAGGAAAAAGTCATCGCACCAACCACTGCGCCTGAACGAAAAATCGTACTCGCCACTGCCATTGCACAAACCAGCTTGACTATTGAAGGCATCCGCGTAGTTGTCGACAGTGGCTTAAGTCGTGAGGCTAGATTTGATGCTAATACTGCCATCACGCGCTTGCATACCCGACACGCCACTCAAGCCGAAACCGTGCAACGCATGGGACGTGCAGGTCGCACACAAGCTGGTGTTTGCTACCGTTGGTGGAGTGAAGAGCAACAACATAGATTAGCGGCGCAAGCACAGCCACAAATTGAATGCTCAGAACTCAGCGCCTTAACGCTCAATTTGGCGCAATGGGGTGTTCAAGACAGATTAGAACTCGATTGGATCACGCCACCGCCGCAAGGGCATTTTCAGCAATCTTTAGACACCTTACGACAACTAAATGCGATTACCGAGCAAGGTTTAACCCTAACGCCTCATGGCGAGCGCATGAGCCAACTCAATTTAGAGCCGCGCTTAGCGCATCTGTTACTCCTAGCAAAACAATGGGGAATCAGCGATTTAGCATGCCAAGCCTGCGCCCTACTAAGCGAAGGGGATCCTTTGTCCAATGTGGGCAGTGACTTCCATTTGCGCTTACACTGGCTTTTCGACAAGGACAACAAGCTCAACGCCCAAAAGCCAAAACACTTTTATCAACAATCAATAAAACAATGGCGTCATCACTTTTCAAATATAAGCAGTTCGCCATTCAATATGGCTAAACTCACTGACAAGATTGACGAGGGAGATGCATTAGGCTTATTGTTGGCTGCTGCGTTTTTTGACCGTATCGCGCAACGACAAGACAATTCCAAAAACTACTCTGAGCAAAAGCTTCTTTACAAGCTCGCTAATGGTCGTATTGCCAGCTTGGACAAGACAGATACTAATGCGCAATTTGAGTATCTTGTGGCTCTGGATGTGGGCGGTCATCAAGATCACAACCAAGACCAAATTTACTTATCTCATCCTTTAAACCTCTCTGCTTTGGCTGAGCATTTACCTGAACTGCAAAAAGAAGTGACTCATCTTGCTTGGTCAAAAAAAGAGGCACGTTTAATCAGCGAACAACAAACTTGGGTTAGTAAGCTCTGTTTACAACGCAAAGCATCTCAACATCTATCTGACGATGCCGTCATTACTGCTGTTATTCAATACATAAGACAAACAGGATTAGCCGTATTACCTTGGAATCAAGATACGGCTCAACTCAGAGCCAGACTGCATTTCGCAGCCAAACATGACACTCAACACGCATGGCCAGATTGGCGCGATGAAGGTTTACTCAATACATTGGAAACATGGCTCGCACCTTACCTAGCCAAAGTGACCACACAGAGCACGCTGGATAAACTCGACCTAACGACTATTTTACTCAATAGCTTAAACTGGTCGCAGCAGTCCAGACTAAAAGAAAAGGTACCCGAACGGCTCGCGGTGGCATCGGGCAATCAACACAAAATTGACTATCAGCAATCGCCCCCCAAGCTCAGTGTAAAACTGCAAGAAGCCTTTGGAATGACAAGCACGCCACAGGTTTTAGGGCAAAACCTCAGCTTGGAATTATTATCGCCCGCACAACGCCCTTTGGCGGTTACGCACGATCTGCCCTTCTTTTGGCAAAATGCCTACCCTGAGATAAAAAAAGAAATGCGTGGTCGCTATCCCAAACACCCTTGGCCAGATGACCCTTTAAGCGCTCAGGCTACCGCAAAAACCAATCGCGCCTTACGAGGTTCGTAA
- a CDS encoding phosphotransferase encodes MSPEIFVKRSLAAASVARGETIQSLWSGYGEIVRYLVSGTQYNLTSVIVKSIRLDMVMTHPRGWQSDLSHQRKLQSYQVETQWYKDWSKRVSPTARMAKCYGVHETQNEIFILLEDLDASGFEYRHGQLTWSACLPVLDWLASFHSQFIVSSQDSYQGLWARGSYWHLDTRPDEWQAMADSELKQQARRIDQTLKQASYQTLLHGDAKVANFCFSESGKNVAAVDFQYTGQGVGVQDVAYFLGSCLDETSLAEHLAFLLDHYFAELTRCLVAQGESPDFATKVEAEWRALFDLAWADFHRFILGWSPNHPKNTSFSQRITEAALASLRTS; translated from the coding sequence ATGTCACCTGAAATATTTGTAAAACGAAGTTTGGCTGCAGCCTCTGTCGCTCGTGGTGAAACGATTCAATCCTTATGGAGTGGGTACGGTGAAATTGTACGTTATCTAGTGTCTGGTACTCAGTACAATCTCACTTCAGTAATCGTGAAATCGATACGCCTTGATATGGTCATGACGCACCCAAGAGGTTGGCAATCGGACTTATCGCATCAACGAAAGTTACAGTCTTATCAGGTGGAAACCCAGTGGTATAAAGACTGGTCAAAGAGAGTGTCGCCTACTGCTCGAATGGCCAAATGTTATGGAGTGCATGAAACGCAAAATGAAATTTTCATCCTGTTAGAAGACTTGGATGCTTCAGGTTTTGAATATCGACATGGTCAACTCACCTGGTCTGCTTGTTTGCCTGTATTGGATTGGTTAGCCAGCTTTCACAGCCAATTTATTGTGTCATCACAGGATAGCTATCAAGGTCTTTGGGCACGAGGTAGTTATTGGCATTTAGATACTCGACCTGATGAATGGCAAGCCATGGCGGACAGTGAATTGAAACAGCAGGCGAGACGAATAGATCAAACCCTCAAGCAGGCAAGTTATCAAACCTTATTACATGGCGATGCCAAGGTGGCCAATTTTTGTTTTTCTGAATCTGGTAAAAATGTTGCTGCGGTGGATTTCCAATACACAGGGCAAGGTGTTGGTGTACAAGATGTGGCCTATTTTCTGGGTAGTTGTTTGGATGAAACCAGTTTGGCAGAGCACCTAGCCTTCTTATTGGATCATTACTTTGCTGAATTAACTCGCTGCTTGGTTGCACAAGGTGAATCGCCCGATTTCGCGACAAAGGTTGAAGCCGAGTGGCGCGCTTTGTTTGATCTTGCTTGGGCAGATTTTCACCGTTTTATTCTGGGCTGGAGTCCCAATCACCCTAAGAATACATCTTTTAGTCAAAGGATTACCGAAGCTGCTTTGGCGTCATTACGAACCTCGTAA
- a CDS encoding arginine deiminase family protein has product MTHYGCQLMAEKMSKVLMRRPADSLRQADQQVWHYNHLFDAEKAIQQYDAFTQLILDTGCDIVWMEDNNDGLCDAMFTRDASLITKAGAIPLKMGKSLRTPEPELHKQTYDKLGIPILGQLTGEAKIEGGDTIWLNEHTLLVGMGFRSNQAGVDQLNALLNPNDIQVLGFDMPYWSGKEACLHLMSVISPLTENKYLVHPPLIPARLWQLLEDQGIEFVIAPEDEFTASFGLNLNVLPTSPDQCIMIEGFPKTKQRMEDHGVTVHVFEGDALCMACEGGPTCLTNPILREAN; this is encoded by the coding sequence ATGACACATTATGGCTGCCAACTAATGGCTGAAAAGATGTCAAAAGTATTAATGAGACGCCCAGCAGACAGTTTGCGACAAGCCGACCAGCAAGTATGGCATTACAATCATCTATTTGATGCCGAAAAAGCCATTCAGCAGTACGACGCTTTCACTCAATTGATCCTCGACACTGGCTGCGACATTGTCTGGATGGAAGACAATAACGATGGTCTCTGTGATGCCATGTTTACGCGCGATGCGTCACTTATCACCAAAGCAGGCGCTATTCCTCTAAAAATGGGGAAAAGCCTTCGTACACCTGAGCCAGAATTACACAAGCAAACCTATGATAAACTAGGTATTCCTATTCTTGGGCAATTAACAGGAGAAGCAAAAATTGAAGGTGGCGATACCATTTGGCTAAATGAACATACCTTATTAGTAGGCATGGGATTTCGTTCTAACCAAGCAGGAGTTGATCAACTTAATGCTTTACTTAACCCCAATGACATTCAGGTTCTTGGTTTCGACATGCCTTACTGGAGTGGTAAGGAAGCTTGTTTGCACCTTATGTCAGTAATATCTCCCCTAACGGAAAACAAATACCTAGTTCACCCGCCTTTGATCCCAGCTCGTTTATGGCAATTGCTAGAAGATCAAGGAATTGAATTTGTCATCGCACCTGAAGACGAGTTCACCGCATCGTTTGGCTTAAACCTTAACGTTTTACCAACCTCACCTGATCAATGCATCATGATCGAAGGCTTCCCAAAAACTAAGCAGAGAATGGAAGATCACGGCGTGACTGTGCATGTCTTTGAAGGGGATGCCCTTTGCATGGCCTGTGAGGGTGGACCAACCTGTTTAACAAATCCTATCTTACGTGAAGCAAACTAG